From a single Nicotiana tomentosiformis chromosome 2, ASM39032v3, whole genome shotgun sequence genomic region:
- the LOC138904335 gene encoding uncharacterized protein — translation MSVRDYSHKFNSLARYAPDIVRTMRARVHHYVDGLGDHLIRDCRVASLSDDVDISRIQAFAQTTEDLSRRIRDTRRDREQSKRARTMGSYREPRVDFRPPLHRYPPRSAGSFPPQMQGQWFDRYIQSGPGQSSGQPEGHRQERSAQMRQLTPPCTQCGKLHTGQCRQGSSACFHCGQTGHYISRCPGLGRGTPAQPSGFTVASSPSVRAPRPGPQSTQGRGRGRGGGDTSGSSGDQNRFYALTGQQDSEASPDVVTANIVADALSRKSMGSLSHVEADKVKMTKYLCKLASLQVRLVDAEGGRILVQNTAKSSFVTEVKERQHEDPELIKLRESIPQQRQPLFELTGDRVLRYQGRLCVPLTKSAHFLPVRMTYSAEDYAKLYIREIVRFHGVPLSIISDRGAQFTAYFWKSFQKGLGTQVNLSTVFHPQTDEQAERTIQTVEDMLRACVLDFKESWDDHLPLIEFAYNNSFQASIQMAPYEALHGWKCRSPIGWFEVGEAELLGPNLVQQAMEKVKLIRDRLRTAQNWQKSYADVRR, via the exons ATGAGTGTGAGGGATTATAGCCATAAGTTTAATTCGTTGGCAAGGTATGCACCAGATATAGTACGTACCATGAGGGCTAGAGTTCATCATTATGTGGATGGTTTGGGGGATCATCTGATTAGAGACTGTAGGGTTGCATCCCTATCGGATGATGTAGATATTTCCCGCATACAGGCTTTCGCTCAGACTACAGAGGACCTTTCCCGTCGGATTCGTGATACTCGCAGGGATAGGGAGCAGAGTAAGAGGGCTCGTACTATGGGGTCTTATAGGGAGCCACGAGTTGATTTTAGGCCCCCACTCCATCGATATCCACCTCGGTCAGCAGGTAGTTTCCCACCACAGATGCAGGGCCAGTGGTTTGATCGTTATATTCAGTCAGGACCAGGGCAGAGCTCAGGCCAGCCTGAGGGCCATCGACAGGAGCGTTCTGCACAGATGAGACAACTTACTCCTCCATGTACTCAGTGCGGTAAGCTTCACACCGGGCAATGTAGACAGGGTTCGAGTGCATGTTTTCATTGTGGGCAGACAGGACATTATATTAGCCGGTGCCCGGGGTTAGGCAGAGGTACACCAGCTCAGCCTTCAGGATTCACAGTAGCCTCTTCGCCCTCAGTCCGTGCTCCCCGACCAGGTCCACAGTCTACTCAGGGCCGTGGTAGGGGGAGAGGTGGAGGAGACACCTCAGGTTCTAGTGGTGACCAGAACCGCTTTTATGCACTCACAGGCCAACAGGATTCAGAGGCATCACCAGATGtagtcacag CTAATATTGTTGCTGATGCCCTTAGCCGGAAGTCCATGGGCAGTCTAAGCCATGTTGAAGCTGATAAGGTCAAGATGACCAAATATCTATGCAAGCTAGCTAGTTTGCAGGTGCGTTTGGTAGATGCAGAGGGTGGACGCATTCTCGTTCAGAATACGGCAAAATCTTCTTTTGTTACTGAAGTGAAAGAACGACAACACGAGGATCCTGAGCTTATAAAACTGAGGGAAAGTATTCCACAGCAGCGACAACCTTTATTTGAGCTAACTGGAGATAGAGTCCTTAGATACCAGGGCCGCTTATGTGTACC gcttacaaaatctgCTCATTTTCTGCCAGTCAGGATGACATATTCAGCCGAGGATTATGCCAAgctttacattcgagagattgttcgctttcacggagtgccattatctattatctctgatcgaggggctcaatttacagcatatttttggaaatcttttcagaagggtctaggcacgcaggtaaatcttagcaccgtTTTTCATCCGCAAACTGATGAACAggcagagcgtactattcagacagttgaggatatgttacgtgcctgtgtgctagattttaaagaaagttgggatgatcatctacctcttattgagttcgcttataataacagcttccaagctagtattcagatggctccttacgaaGCACTACACGGGTGGAAGTGTAGGTCGCCGATCGGTTGGTTCGAGGTCGGGGAAGCAGAGTTGCTAGGTCCTAACTTAGTCCAGCAAGCAATGGAAAAGGTAAAACTTATTAGAGACCGGCTGCGTACAGCACAAAATTGGCAAAAGTCTTATGCAGATGTTCgacgatga
- the LOC117277925 gene encoding uncharacterized protein gives MQRTLRVMHALDIESVELASYRLWDVAVQWYETWELSRGTNAPPTVWEEFSGAFLPHYLPAEIRQARVDRFLTLKQGNMSVWEYSLQFDSLVRYAPSIVDEMSDRVHRFVVRLGPHLINECFTATLLDSMGISRIQAYAQNFEDWQRQQYENRNEGQRKKARSARQPEDFSGDPMPPYLVNSV, from the coding sequence atgcagaggactttgagggtgatGCATGCATTAGATATTGAGtcagtagagttggcctcttaccGATTGTGGGATGTTGCGGTTCAGTGGTATGAAACTTGGGAATTGTCTAGAGGGACAAATGCACCTCCAACGGTATGGGAAGAGTTCTCAGGGGCTTTCTTGCCTCATTACTTGCCGGCAGAGATTCGTCAGGCAAGGGTAGACAGGTTCTTGACTCTTAAACAAGGGAatatgagtgtgtgggagtatagTCTCCAGTTTGATTCCTTGGTGAGGTATGCCCCCTCGATTGTGGATGAGATGAGTGATCGAGTGCATCGGTTTGTGGTAAGACTTGGGCCGCACCTGATTAATGAGTGTTTCACGGCCACTCTGCTTGATAGTATGGGTATTTCCCGCATCCAGGCTTATGCTCAGAATTTTGAGGATTGGCAACGGCAGCAATACGAGAATCGTAATGAGGGTCAGCGTAAGAAAGCTAGGTCTGCTAGACAACCTGAGGATTTTTCGGGTGATCCTATGCCACCATATCTTGTTAATAGTGTCTGA